Proteins encoded together in one Oenanthe melanoleuca isolate GR-GAL-2019-014 chromosome 7, OMel1.0, whole genome shotgun sequence window:
- the PGAP1 gene encoding GPI inositol-deacylase isoform X2 encodes MILMENISYFLLQATENHTVMFTVKIDTSSWIYGCMNTNSSVCLEAADLSWRAELLPTTKVVMLKLLDYPSLSHIVIQVPPAVGNKYTLGCEFFKEDSRTVQLPVTHLFSFGLSSSKILLNSSGLLYNVQLQYFNQIYQAFKIYIDSHCQPLKERKPSVYRLHIPWSYEDSITVAKVPSLAEVSAKLHIAQPHNDSSLPELIIYSSPDCQYEVILKTSLLQVLGQIVRFHAGAFPVYIVSNILLTYGGQLSTLRSTGQCSDFSLELVRTAKPYKVEPLISIVVFLQGFNWFREIWESLSLPEVDAAVLSSQDAWFPLVSLILFLFGTGIAYWSGVFFSTSLRLFSSLWLTLIRPTELQKDKLITPRRLCGMISLALVSWTTCGAFAVLIIYLQYLFKVVKLHVTVKAEQNMHNRDSDHSKETSQNSSTHAVQAQSSVDSIPEATQSLSNSKTLAEAVNSLKIHITILNLFTWIVLLNLPSLIYWLKNLRYNVRLDPDPCRSTAIILVCILEILMSSSTSEVKSSKLLKIAAKVPLPLSVAMLAFGRMHLYRVPHFVTFSLLLHVLCCFV; translated from the exons AT gattctgatggaaaatatttcatatttcctCTTGCAAGCCACAGAAAATCATACAGTCATGTTTACTGTGAAAATA GACACAAGTAGCTGGATTTATGGCTGCATGAACACTAATTCATCAGTGTG CCTGGAAGCTGCTGATTTATCCTGGAGAGCTGAGTTACTTCCAACGACCAAG gTTGTAATGCTGAAACTTTTGGACTATCCTTCTTTGTCCCACATTGTCATTCAGGTACCACCTGCAGTTGGCAATAAG TATACTTTGGGCTGTGAATTCTTCAAAGAGGATTCCAGAACAGTACAGCTCCCTGTAACACATCTTTTTTCATTTG GGCTTTCGTCAAGcaaaattctattaaattcaAGTGGATTACTTTACAATGTACAGCTTCAGTACTTCAACCAA ATATATCAAGCTTTCAAAATTTATATAGACAGCCACTGTCAGCCACTCAAAG aaagaaaacctaGTGTTTACAGACTTCATATCCCCTGGTCATATGAAGACTCAATAACTGTAGCGAA AGTTCCATCTCTTGCTGAGGTTTCAGCCAAGCTGCACATTGCTCAGCCTCACAACGACAGCAGCCTTCCAGAGTTAATCATCTACTCTTCTCCAGACTGTCAGTATGAA gtaattCTCAAGACCTCACTTCTGCAGGTTCTTGGGCAG ATAGTAAGGTTCCATGCTGGTGCTTTTCCAGTGTATATTGTTTCTAATATTCTTCTTACTTATGGAGGACAACTGAGCACATTGAGATCAACAG GCCAGTGTTCAGACTTCTCCCTTGAACTGGTTAGGACAGCAAAGCCCTACAAAGTAGAACCTCTTATAAGCATTGTTGTCTTTCTGCAGGG GTTTAACTGGTTTAGAGAGATATGGGAATCACTGTCACTACCAGAGGTGGATGCTGCTGTACTGAGTAGTCAGGATGCATGGTTCCCCCTTGTGTCCCTGATTCTATTTCTTTTTGGGACAGGCATTGCCTACTGGAGTGGAGTATTTTTCTCTACATCTCTGAGGCTCTTCTCTTCATTATGGTTAACTCTGATTAG acctACTGAACTTCAAAAAGATAAGTTGATTACACCCAGAAGACTCTGTGGGATGATATCTCTTGCTTTGGTTAGCTGGACCACTTGTGGTGCATTTGCTGTGCTCATCATTTATCTTCAATACTTGTTCAAG GTTGTAAAACTGCATGTGACTgtaaaagcagagcaaaacatgCACAACAGG GATTCAGACCACTCAAAAGAAACTTCACAGAACTCCAGTACACACGCAGTTCAAGCCCAGAGTTCAGTGGACAGCATTCCAGAAGCAACACAGTCTCTTTCCAACAGTAAAACACTTGCTGAAGCTGTGAACAGTCTTAAGATACACATTACAATCCTTAATTTATTCACGTGGATTGTGCTGCTCAACTTGCCATCTTTAATTTATTGGTTAAAAAATCTcag GTACAATGTTAGACTTGATCCTGATCCCTGTAGATCCACAGCTATTATCCTCGTATGTATTTTAGAAATTCTAATGAGCTCAAGTACTTCTGAAGTGAAATCAAG TAAACTCTTGAAGATTGCAGCCAAAGTTCCACTCCCTTTGTCTGTTGCAATGCTGGCCTTTGGACGAATGCATTTATACAGAGTCCCACACTTTGTAaccttttctcttcttctaCATGTACTGTGCTGTTTTGTGTAA
- the PGAP1 gene encoding GPI inositol-deacylase isoform X1 yields MGRAGRRLPALAALFYGALAALVLLGVRDVMFLYEENRCSMTYMYEYPEYLKIKLPKKTARRYPAYELYLYGEGSYAEENKNLLLTGIPVLFLPGNAGSYKQVRSLGSIALRKAEDVDFKYHFNFFSVNFNEELVALYGGSLQRQTKFVHECIKVILKLYRDQEFAPSSVAIVGHSMGGLVARALLTLKNFKPELINLLITQATPHIAPVMPLDRYLTDFYTAVNNHWILKAQDLRNLTTLSVAGGFRDYQVRSGLAFLPRLSQHDSALSVVSSAVPKAWASTDHLSIVWCKELILATIRAFFDLIDENTRQITEDPKKRMSVLNHHFVRHPAKMFEENPEVFTNLTGAFMWITVKGSKWTYSVYNDSDGKYFIFPLASHRKSYSHVYCENSMLDTSSWIYGCMNTNSSVCLEAADLSWRAELLPTTKVVMLKLLDYPSLSHIVIQVPPAVGNKYTLGCEFFKEDSRTVQLPVTHLFSFGLSSSKILLNSSGLLYNVQLQYFNQIYQAFKIYIDSHCQPLKERKPSVYRLHIPWSYEDSITVAKVPSLAEVSAKLHIAQPHNDSSLPELIIYSSPDCQYEVILKTSLLQVLGQIVRFHAGAFPVYIVSNILLTYGGQLSTLRSTGQCSDFSLELVRTAKPYKVEPLISIVVFLQGFNWFREIWESLSLPEVDAAVLSSQDAWFPLVSLILFLFGTGIAYWSGVFFSTSLRLFSSLWLTLIRPTELQKDKLITPRRLCGMISLALVSWTTCGAFAVLIIYLQYLFKVVKLHVTVKAEQNMHNRDSDHSKETSQNSSTHAVQAQSSVDSIPEATQSLSNSKTLAEAVNSLKIHITILNLFTWIVLLNLPSLIYWLKNLRYNVRLDPDPCRSTAIILVCILEILMSSSTSEVKSSKLLKIAAKVPLPLSVAMLAFGRMHLYRVPHFVTFSLLLHVLCCFV; encoded by the exons ATGGGGCGGGCGGGCCGCCGGCTGCCCGCGCTTGCAGCGCTCTTCTACGGGGCGCTGGcggccctggtgctgctgggcgTGCGGGACGTGATGTTCCTCTACGAGGAGAACCGGTGCAGCATGACCTACATGTACGAGTACCCCGAGTACCTG aaaataaaattacctaAGAAAACAGCCAGACGATACCCAGCATATGAGCTATATCTCTATGGGGAAGGGAGCTATGctgaagagaacaaaaatcTCCTATTGACAGGAATTCCAGTTCTCTTTCTTCCTGGCAATGCTGGCAGTTACAAACAAG TACGTTCTCTTGGCTCCATTGCACTTAGAAAAGCGGAAGATGTTGACTTCAAGTATCATTTTAACTTCTTCAGTGTCAACTTTAACGAGGAGTTGGTTGCATTATATGGTGGTAGCCTGCAACGACAGACCAAGTTTGTGCATGAATGCATAAAAGTAATTCTTAAGTTGTACAGG GATCAAGAATTTGCACCGAGCAGTGTAGCAATAGTTGGGCATTCCATGGGTGGTCTTGTTGCAAGAGCACTGCTCACTCTGAAGAATTTTAAGCCTGAACTTATAAACCTGCTCATTACACAAGCCACACCTCACATTGCACCTGTAATGCCTTTAGACAGATATCTTACTG atttttatACAGCTGTAAACAATCATTGGATTCTAAAGGCCCAAGATTTAAGAAATTTAACTACCCTTTCTGTGGCGGGAGGATTCAGAGATTACCAAGTTCGTTCAGGACTGGCTTTTCTACCAAGATTGAGTCAACATGACAGTGCCTTATCTGTTGTG agctcagctgtgcctAAAGCTTGGGCCTCAACTGACCATCTCTCCATAGTGTG GTGCAAAGAACTGATCCTGGCTACCATTAGAGCTTTTTTTGATCTCATAGATGAAAACACAAGGCAG ATAACTGAGGATCCAAAGAAGAGAATGTCTGTTCTGAATCACCACTTTGTGAGACACCCTGCAAAGATGTTTGAGGAAAATCCTGAAGTTTTTACAAACCTCACAG gaGCTTTCATGTGGATTACAGTCAAAGGCTCAAAATGGACTTACTCAGTTTACAAT gattctgatggaaaatatttcatatttcctCTTGCAAGCCACAGAAAATCATACAGTCATGTTTACTGTGAAAATAGTATGTTG GACACAAGTAGCTGGATTTATGGCTGCATGAACACTAATTCATCAGTGTG CCTGGAAGCTGCTGATTTATCCTGGAGAGCTGAGTTACTTCCAACGACCAAG gTTGTAATGCTGAAACTTTTGGACTATCCTTCTTTGTCCCACATTGTCATTCAGGTACCACCTGCAGTTGGCAATAAG TATACTTTGGGCTGTGAATTCTTCAAAGAGGATTCCAGAACAGTACAGCTCCCTGTAACACATCTTTTTTCATTTG GGCTTTCGTCAAGcaaaattctattaaattcaAGTGGATTACTTTACAATGTACAGCTTCAGTACTTCAACCAA ATATATCAAGCTTTCAAAATTTATATAGACAGCCACTGTCAGCCACTCAAAG aaagaaaacctaGTGTTTACAGACTTCATATCCCCTGGTCATATGAAGACTCAATAACTGTAGCGAA AGTTCCATCTCTTGCTGAGGTTTCAGCCAAGCTGCACATTGCTCAGCCTCACAACGACAGCAGCCTTCCAGAGTTAATCATCTACTCTTCTCCAGACTGTCAGTATGAA gtaattCTCAAGACCTCACTTCTGCAGGTTCTTGGGCAG ATAGTAAGGTTCCATGCTGGTGCTTTTCCAGTGTATATTGTTTCTAATATTCTTCTTACTTATGGAGGACAACTGAGCACATTGAGATCAACAG GCCAGTGTTCAGACTTCTCCCTTGAACTGGTTAGGACAGCAAAGCCCTACAAAGTAGAACCTCTTATAAGCATTGTTGTCTTTCTGCAGGG GTTTAACTGGTTTAGAGAGATATGGGAATCACTGTCACTACCAGAGGTGGATGCTGCTGTACTGAGTAGTCAGGATGCATGGTTCCCCCTTGTGTCCCTGATTCTATTTCTTTTTGGGACAGGCATTGCCTACTGGAGTGGAGTATTTTTCTCTACATCTCTGAGGCTCTTCTCTTCATTATGGTTAACTCTGATTAG acctACTGAACTTCAAAAAGATAAGTTGATTACACCCAGAAGACTCTGTGGGATGATATCTCTTGCTTTGGTTAGCTGGACCACTTGTGGTGCATTTGCTGTGCTCATCATTTATCTTCAATACTTGTTCAAG GTTGTAAAACTGCATGTGACTgtaaaagcagagcaaaacatgCACAACAGG GATTCAGACCACTCAAAAGAAACTTCACAGAACTCCAGTACACACGCAGTTCAAGCCCAGAGTTCAGTGGACAGCATTCCAGAAGCAACACAGTCTCTTTCCAACAGTAAAACACTTGCTGAAGCTGTGAACAGTCTTAAGATACACATTACAATCCTTAATTTATTCACGTGGATTGTGCTGCTCAACTTGCCATCTTTAATTTATTGGTTAAAAAATCTcag GTACAATGTTAGACTTGATCCTGATCCCTGTAGATCCACAGCTATTATCCTCGTATGTATTTTAGAAATTCTAATGAGCTCAAGTACTTCTGAAGTGAAATCAAG TAAACTCTTGAAGATTGCAGCCAAAGTTCCACTCCCTTTGTCTGTTGCAATGCTGGCCTTTGGACGAATGCATTTATACAGAGTCCCACACTTTGTAaccttttctcttcttctaCATGTACTGTGCTGTTTTGTGTAA